In Rosa chinensis cultivar Old Blush chromosome 1, RchiOBHm-V2, whole genome shotgun sequence, a genomic segment contains:
- the LOC112182024 gene encoding uncharacterized protein LOC112182024 isoform X2 — MIIMLCIFLSHSLFSRPKNRASALTFLSCSTGHQAAPHHLPHLQEDRAQLQEAALRCRTTGDDGGGRKTRFCSKLDNSSYRRRNLPKLHPQVRLDLPKLPEPPFHGGVASGSGWNSNPVAPKTSIRRNRGLRLQFLRRTRSSPVSGFFPANPTGLR; from the exons ATGATTATCATGCTCTGCATCTTTCTCTCTCACTCCCTCTTTTCTCGTCCGAAAAACAGAGCATCGGCTCTCACCTTTCTCTCTTGCTCCACCGGCCACCAGGCAGCACCACATCACCTCCCACACCTTCAAGAAGATCGTGCGCAGCTGCAGGAGGCGGCCTTGCGCTGCAGAACCACCGGAGACGACGGCGGAGGCCGAAAAACCCGTTTTTGTTCCAAGCTTGATAACTCGAGCTACCGGCGAAGAAACCTTCCCAAACTTCACCCACAGGTTCGCCTTGACCTTCCAAAGCTCCCAGAACCTCCCTTTCACGGCGGCGTTGCCTCTGGAAGCGGCTGGAACTCGAACCCGGTTGCGCCGAAAACTTCGATCAG AAGGAATCGAGGCCTGAGGTTGCAGTTTTTACGTCGAACTAggagctcgccggtttctgggttttttccgGCCAACCCGACTGGTTTGAG GTGA
- the LOC112182024 gene encoding uncharacterized protein LOC112182024 isoform X1, with protein MIIMLCIFLSHSLFSRPKNRASALTFLSCSTGHQAAPHHLPHLQEDRAQLQEAALRCRTTGDDGGGRKTRFCSKLDNSSYRRRNLPKLHPQVRLDLPKLPEPPFHGGVASGSGWNSNPVAPKTSIRRNRGLRLQFLRRTRSSPVSGFFPANPTGLSG; from the exons ATGATTATCATGCTCTGCATCTTTCTCTCTCACTCCCTCTTTTCTCGTCCGAAAAACAGAGCATCGGCTCTCACCTTTCTCTCTTGCTCCACCGGCCACCAGGCAGCACCACATCACCTCCCACACCTTCAAGAAGATCGTGCGCAGCTGCAGGAGGCGGCCTTGCGCTGCAGAACCACCGGAGACGACGGCGGAGGCCGAAAAACCCGTTTTTGTTCCAAGCTTGATAACTCGAGCTACCGGCGAAGAAACCTTCCCAAACTTCACCCACAGGTTCGCCTTGACCTTCCAAAGCTCCCAGAACCTCCCTTTCACGGCGGCGTTGCCTCTGGAAGCGGCTGGAACTCGAACCCGGTTGCGCCGAAAACTTCGATCAG AAGGAATCGAGGCCTGAGGTTGCAGTTTTTACGTCGAACTAggagctcgccggtttctgggttttttccgGCCAACCCGACTGGTTTGAG cgggtaa